The genomic DNA TGGCAAAAAAGACCACTTGATACCTGCCGGGAATCCCGCGCCGCCACGGCCTCGAATAGCGCTCTTTTTCACCTCTTCCAATACTTCGGCGGGGCTCAAGGCGGGAATTTTTTCCGCTATGGTTTGATAACCGCCGCGTTTCAGATAGCTTTCCAAAGTATGGCTCGTGCCATTGCGTTCGAAATTTAGTAAAATCTTTTTATGCGACATACCGTACTCTTTTATTTATATTCGGGCCATTCTTGTGGTTTTTGTTCGTGCTCTTTCCCGTTGCGCAAATCTTCCAAAATTTGATCGACCTTTTTCTCATCCAAAAGCTCGTAATACCGATCACCCACCTGCATCATGGGACCTGTGCCGCAAGATCCTAAACATTCCACGGTCTTCAGCGTAAACATCCCGTCAGGAGTTGTCTCGCCAATTTTTATTTTGAGCGTTTTACAAATATGATCAATGACATCCTGACTTCCCAACATGGCACAGGAAATGTTACTGCAAACTTCCAACACATATTTGCCTTCTTTTTTCTCCGTGAACATGGAATACCATGACCGGACTTCTTCAACCCAGATTTTAGGAATATCTAATTCCGCTGCGATTAAATCCACCGCTTCATCTGAAACAAACCCTTCCCGTTTCTGAATCATCCACATGAGCGGCAGGGTCAAGGATCGCGCCTCCGGATAACGTGTTCGCAAATAAGCAATTTCCTTTTTTTCAGCATCCGTAAAATCCATGAGCACCCTTACATTTTTTTTGATTCACTCTGATAAAGGCTGACCTAATGAAAATTTAAAATTTATTCTGCCTCTTAAATAATGATAAAAAGTTGAATCCGGCAAAATTTCTAACGATCACATTCGCCGCCGATCATATTCACTGTACCGAAAATCGGAATAATATCTGCCAATTGGTGACCAATGATTATTTTGTCAATTGCGCCCATGATCAAAAAACTCGGCGGACGAACATGCAGACGATAAGCTGTCCCGGATCCGTCAGAAACAAGGTAAAAACCCAACTCGCCATTGGCGCCTTCAACGCAATGATAAAGCTGGCCTTTCGGCGGCTTGGGGCCGTCGATGACTAATTTGAAATGATTGATCAAACCCTCGATTGTCGTATAAACTTCCGCCTTCTCCGGCAAATGTGCAAAATTTGCTTCCGCATTGATCGGCCCATCGGGAATTTTGTCGATGCACTGGAGACAAATTTTGATCGACTCTTCGATTTCACGCATACGCACGTACCAGCGATCGTAATTGTCGCCATATTTTCCCACCGGGACTTCCCATTCCACTTCATCATATTTCAAATAAGGCATTGCTTTTCGCACGTCGTACGCAACGCCGGTGGAACGCAGAAACGGCCCGGTAATCCCGTCATTAATCGCATCTTCTTTGCTAATTTCGCCGACGCCCTGCATCCGGTCGAGGAAAATGCGATTTTTGTCCATCAAACCGTGAATATCTTTCAGCAGCGGAATGTTATCCAGCAACAGTTGTCTTGCTTTCTGGAGCCACTCTTTGGTGGCATCTTTGGCGACGCCGCCGATTCTGGCGTAACTGTAAGTCTGCCGCGCGCCGGAAAGCCAGTTGAAATGTTCCCAGATAAAATCACGAGCTTGCATGAAATAGAGAAACGGCGTCATGGCGCCGATTTCGCTGCAAATAGCCGCCTGGCAGGTGTAATGGTCTGTGATACGAGACATTTCCGCCAGCAGGGTTCGCAACCATGAGCAACGCTCGGTAATTTCTATGCCGAACAGTTCCTCCAGCGCGCCAACGTAACCGAAATTATTGATAAAAGCAGACACATAATTTAAACGATCAGTGTAAGGCAGCGCTGAAATATATGAATGATTTTCACAGCTTTTTTCCATGCCGCGATGAAGAAAACCAGGCTCCACATCGAGGTTGACAATCGTCTCGCCAACTAATTCCGCAACCATTTTAATCGTGCCGTGCATCGCCGGATGCGAAGGCCCGATGTTCACTTTTATCGGCTGATCGTGCGGGCCGGTAATAGGAAGTTCAACGATTTCTTTTCTTTTCTGAACCTCTGCGACTTTATATTTAGCGGGAATCTCAAAATCAGTCATTTTCTTGCTCCGGATTTCGTAACTGAACACGGGGCTGTTCGCCCATTAGCGGATAATCTTTGCGTAACGGATGTCCTTCAAATTCTTCGTACAAAAGTACACGCCGCAAATCGGGGTGATTGGTAAATTTTATGCCAAACATATCCCAGACTTCGCGTTCCAGATAATGCGCGGTCTGCCACCACTGATAGCTGCTGATAACTTCGGGATGTTCGCCCCCGCAACTGGCGATTACACGAAGGCGACGATTAGCGCTGACAGAATAGAAATGATACACCACGTCAAAGCGCGTTTCCGAGTACAAATCTTCCTCTCTGCCGGTGAGATTTGGTTTTTCAGCGTAATCACTGCTCAAATAATCCACCGCAGTCACATCCAGCAGCATATTCATGGGATACTTGGGATGATTTTTCCAGAATTCAAAGACCTCTGCCAGATCCTCTTTCGGAATGCGGATATTTGGCTGACCAAACTGTTCCGAATAGGTGGCGTCGGGAAATTTCCCAAAAAAATCAGGGATATCGTCTTTCAATAGCCAGTATTTTTTCATATTAACAAAGACCTATAAATATTGTTTAGACTTGCGAATTTTTTCCTGCAATGCCATAATTCCATCGAGGATCATCTCCGGTCGCGGCGGGCAACCAGGCACGTAAACATCTACCGGGATGACGCGGTCTGCGCCTTGCAACGTGGCATAGTTTCGATAAAAACCACCGCTCACAGCGCAAGTGCCTACGGCAACCACATATTTCGGCTCTGCCATTTGCTCCCATATTCGCCGCAGAACTGGCGCTTGCTTGTGCGTAATTGTGCCGACAATCATCAACATGTCCGACTGGCGCGGAGAGTAACGCGGCATAGCGGCGCCAAACCGATCTGTGTCATAGTGCGAAGAACTTACAGACATAAATTCCATGGCGCAGCACGCCGTTCCGAAAACATATTGCCACAACGAATAGCTGCGCGCCCAGCCGATGAATTGGTCCAATTTCGTGGTAATGACATTATCAAGAATTTTATCTTCACTCATTCGATACCTACCTCCATTCCAGCGCTTTGCGACGATAGGCGTAAATAAACGCCACAATCAGAAAAAACAAAAAGATAAAAATTTCTACAAACGCTATCGAACCCATAGACCGAGCCACAATCGCCCAAGGATAAAGTAAAATTCCTTCCAGATCGAACAACACAAATAATAATGCGATCAGATAAAAACGAATCGCTACACGTCGATTGTTGTCCTGAAGTAAATCGGAGCCACACTCAAAAGGCGTATATTTGGAAGGAAAATCTTGACGATGTTTTTCCTTGGGACCTAACAGAGCATTCAGAATCAAAATCAGCGCAGCCGTGCCAACAGCGATCACTATCATCAACAGTACGGGCAGATATTGTTCTGTCATAAGCGGTCTTCCCCTATTAAATGATTCTTGTTTGTCAATAAATATGGCGGGAAATAAATTTGAAGAAAATTGTGATGAAAAAAATACGAAGACGACCCTTTGCTCCCCATCAATGAGGAACTCAAAACATGACCCATTTTCCCCTCGATTTGTCGCTAATATTTTAGAAATTCACTCTCTCAATTAAGAAACAAGTATATGAAGATTTTTTAAAAAAGTCAAGGAAAAAATTGAGAAAGTTGAAACTTTTGTGAATTTTTTCACTGCAAAATCAGGCTCTATTGGTCGATTGTTCAATTTACGACAAAAATACCTGTTTTTGTGCAAGATTAACGATAAAATTCAATTACATTCAAACATGAGCGCGAGTGCAAAATTTGATCTGTGACGAACAACTTTTTTTTCTGCGCACTCAACATCACACCAATCGACATTCCGCGCCTTCCCGTCGGTGAAAAATTTTTCCACAAAAAAGCCACGAACATCAGGAAGACATTCGCGGCTTTTTCAACACAAAAATATTGACAACTTTAACCGCAACCACCCTGTTTGCGGACTTTTTTCTGAAGTTTTACCTTTGGAGTATAATCCAATTTAAAGTTTAAATGTTCTTTTTCCGGCGCCGCGGATTCTTGTTCGCTGCCGAGCGCCGATAAAAATATGTGACGCAATTTTCCCTCAGAGCCAGCGACGGCCTCAGTCTTACATTTTTCATGTCCCTCGTGACCGAAAATATCCAGCCATCTGTTGATACCTCCTTCGAGGAGATAAACATTGGGAACATGCAGCGCCGTCAATATTTTCCAGGCTTCCGTAGCGCGGATTTCATCATTGCTCATTAAAACAGCAACGGTATTAT from Calditrichota bacterium includes the following:
- a CDS encoding NADH-quinone oxidoreductase subunit C, translated to MKKYWLLKDDIPDFFGKFPDATYSEQFGQPNIRIPKEDLAEVFEFWKNHPKYPMNMLLDVTAVDYLSSDYAEKPNLTGREEDLYSETRFDVVYHFYSVSANRRLRVIASCGGEHPEVISSYQWWQTAHYLEREVWDMFGIKFTNHPDLRRVLLYEEFEGHPLRKDYPLMGEQPRVQLRNPEQEND
- a CDS encoding NADH-quinone oxidoreductase subunit D — encoded protein: MTDFEIPAKYKVAEVQKRKEIVELPITGPHDQPIKVNIGPSHPAMHGTIKMVAELVGETIVNLDVEPGFLHRGMEKSCENHSYISALPYTDRLNYVSAFINNFGYVGALEELFGIEITERCSWLRTLLAEMSRITDHYTCQAAICSEIGAMTPFLYFMQARDFIWEHFNWLSGARQTYSYARIGGVAKDATKEWLQKARQLLLDNIPLLKDIHGLMDKNRIFLDRMQGVGEISKEDAINDGITGPFLRSTGVAYDVRKAMPYLKYDEVEWEVPVGKYGDNYDRWYVRMREIEESIKICLQCIDKIPDGPINAEANFAHLPEKAEVYTTIEGLINHFKLVIDGPKPPKGQLYHCVEGANGELGFYLVSDGSGTAYRLHVRPPSFLIMGAIDKIIIGHQLADIIPIFGTVNMIGGECDR
- a CDS encoding NAD(P)H-dependent oxidoreductase subunit E; protein product: MDFTDAEKKEIAYLRTRYPEARSLTLPLMWMIQKREGFVSDEAVDLIAAELDIPKIWVEEVRSWYSMFTEKKEGKYVLEVCSNISCAMLGSQDVIDHICKTLKIKIGETTPDGMFTLKTVECLGSCGTGPMMQVGDRYYELLDEKKVDQILEDLRNGKEHEQKPQEWPEYK
- a CDS encoding NADH-quinone oxidoreductase subunit A, coding for MTEQYLPVLLMIVIAVGTAALILILNALLGPKEKHRQDFPSKYTPFECGSDLLQDNNRRVAIRFYLIALLFVLFDLEGILLYPWAIVARSMGSIAFVEIFIFLFFLIVAFIYAYRRKALEWR
- a CDS encoding NADH-quinone oxidoreductase subunit B; this encodes MSEDKILDNVITTKLDQFIGWARSYSLWQYVFGTACCAMEFMSVSSSHYDTDRFGAAMPRYSPRQSDMLMIVGTITHKQAPVLRRIWEQMAEPKYVVAVGTCAVSGGFYRNYATLQGADRVIPVDVYVPGCPPRPEMILDGIMALQEKIRKSKQYL